TCGTCGTCCTCCCCGAGGAACTCGTACACTTGGACGTGGGTGTCTTCGAGGGCCTCCGGGTCCGGGACCGGGAGGTCCGCCTCGAAGCGCCACAACAGCCCCTCGATCAGCTCGGGTTCGAGGTCGTATTCGTCGATCAGTTCCCGTGTGCGGTCGGTCACACGCCCACCTGGAACGGCGACACAATAAAAATACGGAGCAGGCCGGCGGGACGGGAGACCGAACCGCGTAAGTTCCCGAACCGACTCGGAGCGGGTATGGAGGTCCTCGGCCGCCTGCTCGGGCTCCTCGTGCTCTTGTTCGCCGGGACGGGTCTCCGTCGGGTCGGGATCCTGGGCCCCACGCGCACCAGGCGGCTCAACGACCTCGCGTACTACGTCGCGCTCCCGGCGCTCGTCTTCGTCTCGACGTACGACCGGGCGATCGGGGACCTGCTCACGCCGGCGCTCGTCGCCGGTACCCTGGCGGTGCTCTTCGGGACCGCCGGCGTCGCGTGGCTGCTCCATCGGAACCGCGTCGATCGGGAGCGCCGGGGCGTCGCGATCGTCCAGTCCTATCACTCGAATCTGGGCTATCTCGGCCTGCCGCTCATCGCCGCGACGTTCAGCGGCGACGTCACCGCGGTCGCGAGCGTCGTCCTCGGCGTCGTCTCGCTGACGCAGGTCCCGCTGACGATCGCCGTCCTGACGGGGATCAACGGGGCCGGAGCGTCGATCGGCGACGAGCTGACGGAGCTGGTCCGGAACCCGGTGTTGCTGACGCTCGTGCTCGGGCTGACGGTCGGCTCGATCGGCGTCTCGGTGCCGGGCCCGCTGACCGTCGGCCTCGACGCGCTCGGGTCGCTGGCGCTCCCGCTCGCGTTGCTGTGCGTCGGCGCGTCGCTCCAGTTCGAGCTCCCCGACGGCGACCTCGGGACGAGCGCGGCGGTCGTCGCCCTGAAGATGGCGTGGATGCCGGCGCTGGCCTGGGCCGTGTTTTCCACGCTGGATGTCGGCGCCGCCGCGTTCACCGCCGCGGTCGTGATGCTCGGGATGCCGACGGCCGTCTCGACGTACGTGTTCGCGAACGAACTCGGCGGCGACCCCGAGTTCGCGTCGCTGAACGTCTTCCTGACCACTCTCGCTTCGGTCGGGACGCTGTTCGTGCTCATTCAGACCGTCGGGTGAGCCCGACGAGCCGGCCTCACAGTGATTACTCTCGTCGCTTCCTGCCGAACGCCGTCACCGGGGGTGGCGGCGGTAAACAGTGAGAGTCATCACTATCAGTCGTCGCCCCGCGGGAGTCGCCCGGAGACGGCGAGGTAGTCGCGGACGAACACCGCGAGGGACGGCGCGAGCACGAGCGCCGCCAGCGGTCGGATCGCCGACAGGGACAGGACCGGCGCGAGGGCGAACGCGATGAACGCCATCTGGAGCCCGGCGAGCGGTCGCCGCAGGCGGCTCGGCGGGAGGTCGTAGACGGGCTTGCCGCGACGCCGACGGAGCCCGCGGCCCAGTTTGAACAAGTAGCGCGCCGCCGAGAGCGACAGGTACCAGACCGGGAGCTGTCCCCAGAGCACGGCGACGACGGGCGCGACGAGGAAGCCGGTGGTGTCGATCGCGAGGTCCAGTTTCGCGCCGAGCTCCGTCGTACGGTCGCGGCGGCGCGCCAGGAATCCGTCGACGGCGTCCAGCGCACACCCCGCGCCGTAGAGGATCGCCGGCGCCCACGCGACCGCGGGCGTCGGCGCGAGCAGTCCGAAGCCCGCGACGCCGGCGAACAGCGCGCCGCGGACGAGCGTCACGAGGTTCGGAAGCCCGAGCGACGCGTACGCGTCGGCGGGGGTCGCGGCGGCCTCGGCGGAGCGTTCCGGGCGATTCGCGTCCAGCCGGCGATACGTGAACGTCGCCTCGAACGCGAGGACGGTGAAGGCGGCCGCGAGCCAGCGGACGGTGGGCGACCGCGGCAGCACGCCGAAGTCGATCCCGATGGGGTCGGTCGGAGCGAGTGCGGGGCCGAGAGCGGCGGCGCCGCCCAGGGTCGAGAGCGCGAGGAGGGCGACCGCGGCGGCCCACTCGCGCCGGAGCGCCCGCGGCACTCGGTCGGCGGCGGTCACCGTTCGAACCCCGGGTCGGCGAGCGTCGCCAGCCGCTCGCGGTCCGCTTCGGTGAGGCGGAGTCGCGCGGCCGCGAGGTTGTCGACGACGTGGTCGGGATCGTTGCTGGCCGGGATGGGTACGACGCCGCGGTCGACATGGAACGCGAGCGCCGCGGCGGCCGGCGAGGCCTCGTGGGCGTCGGCGACGGCCGCCAGCGCGGGCTCGTCGAGCAGGCCCGGCGCCGACAGCGGCGAGTGCGCGAGCACGCGGATCCCACGGGCGTGGCACGCCTCGATCAGTTCGGTCCGGGGGAGATAGGGATGGGACTCGATCTGCACGATCGCGGGCGGCACGCGCGCCGATTCGAGGATCGTCTCCAGGTCCGACAGCGAGACGTTGCAGACGCCCAGCGTCCGCGTCAGCCCGCGGTCGACGAGCCGCTCCATCCGCGCCCACGTCTCGGCGAGCGGCACGTCGACGGCGTCGGGATCGCCGTCGGCGTCGGTCGGGAAGGTGAGCGCCTCCTGCTCGTCCGGCGGACGCTCGGCGAGCGCCCGGAGCGGACCCTGATAGCGCCAGGCGTCGGGCCAGTGGAGCAGGTACGAATCGAGGGCGTCGACGCCGAGTTCCGCGAGCGTGCCCTCGCAGGCCTCGGCGACGTGCTCGTGGTTCGTGTTCCAGACCTTGCTGAGCAGGAAGAGGCCCTCGCGGTCCGGCGCGCCGGGCGAATCGAGCAGGTCGCCGATCCGCGCCTCGTTGCCGTAGAGCTCCGCGGAGTCGAGGAGTCTGTAGCCGGCGTCCAGCGCCGTCGCGATCGAGTCGATGCGCTCGACGTAGTCGCCGTCGCGGTAGCGCGAGCAGCCGAAGCCGATCGGCGGGAGCCGGAGCGCCGCGTCACGGCCGGGGGAACCGACGCCGCGCACGACCGATTCGACGGATCGATCGGCGTCTTCGAGCGGACGGACGGGCGGTGGCGAGCGCTCGGTCTCCAGCGCGGCCCGCGTCGAGTCGTCCGTGTCGACGCCGACTGACTCGCCCGTCTCTGCGGCGCGTTCGATCGCGTTACAGACGGCGACGACGTGGGCGGCGCGTCGCGCGCCCGCGGTCGTCGGCCCGTCGGCCGCGACGCGCTCTGCGAGCCGTTCCGGCCCGGCGAGGTAGGCGCGTCGGCGTCGCGGGGCCGGATAGGGTGCCGAGACGTAGGGCCTGCCGGCGCCGCCGACGGCGACGGTGTCGCGGTCGGCCGCGAGCGCGCCGCTGTCGGCGAGGTAGAGCGAGCCGTCGTCGCCGTGGAGTTCGAGGCTGTTGAACTCCCGGCTCCGGTGGGGGGCATAGAGGCTCGCGGTCAGCCGGACGACGGGACCGGTCTCGAAGGCGAGCGTCGCCTCGACGTGCGCGGGACGCTCGGGCCGTCGGTTCTCGCGCGCGGGCCAGACGTCGAGCGCGTCCGCGGTCCGAACGCGATCGACGGGGCCGAACCACGTGACAAGGAGATTCAGCGGGTACACCGCGCCGTCGTACAGCGGACCGACCGCGAGGAACGATTCCGGCGAGTTGTGCCACTCGGTCACGCGGCCCACGTGAGCGTGGGCGTAGCCGAGGCGGATCGGCCCGAGGCGGCCGTCGCCGAGGAGCCACCGCGCGTGTCGTTGGGCGTCGCAGCGGTGATTGATCGGCGCACAGCCGAGCGCGAGACCGCGTCGCTCGGCCGTCTCGACGAGGGCGAACGCGCGGTCGGCGTCCAAGGCCAGCGGCTTCTCGCTGAAGACGTGCCGATCGCGAGAGAGGCACGCCTCGGTGACGTCCGCGTGAGCGGCGTGGCTCGTGAGGTTCGCGACGAGCGGCGCGGCCTCGGCGTCCAGCAGCGCGTCGAGGTCGTCGTAGGCGGCCGCGTCGTACGAGTCGGCGAGGCGCTCGGCGCGCTCCGCGTCGAGATCGCAGACGGCGGTCAGTTCGAGCGGGGACGCGTCGAGACCGGCGGCGTACTTCTCGGCCACCGCGCCCGCGCCGACGAACGCGCACTCCATCGGCGGCCGTTCGGACGGGGGCGACAAAAACGCGTGGGCGGATTCGGTTCGCTGGGAGACCAACAGTAATCACGCGGCCGACCCAACGGACGGTATGGCGCGCGTGGCCGTCCTCCACAACACCCTCGACCTCCAGGGCGGCGCCGACGTGGTCTGTCTGTCGACCTGCGCGGCCCTCCAGGACGACCACGACGTGACGCTGTACACGCTGTCGACGACCGATCCGGCGGCACTGGCCGAGCGGTTCGACATCGGTCTCGATCCCGCGGGGCTTTCGGTCCGGTCGCCGCGGGGCGGGAGCACGGCCGCGCGAGCGCTCTCCGCGGCGACGCCCGTGTTCGGACCGCAACTCCCCTTCCGGACCGTCCTCGTCCGTGCGATCTTCGAGCGCGAGGCCGACCGCTACGACCTGGCGGTGAGCACCGCGAACGAGGTGTCGCTGTCGCTTCCGTCTGTACAGTACGTCCACTATCCGCAGTTCCGCGGGCACCGATCGGGCGAGGCCGACGGAGACGGCGACGCCGGCAGACTGAACCGCCTGTGGAGTCGGCTGGCGGCCCCGACCGACGGCGATCTGAAATCGACGACGCTGCTCGCGAACTCCGCGTGGACCGCGGGCGTCGTCGAGCGGCGCTACGGCGTCGAACCGACCGTCGTCCACCCGCCGGTCGCGCCGATCGAGGGCGGCCGCCCGTGGCAGGAGCGGGAGAACGGCATCGTCGTGGTGGGGCGACTCGCGCCGGACAAGCGGATCCTCGATGCGGTCGAGATCGTCGACGGCCTCCGAGATCGGGGCCACGACGTCCACCTCCACGTGGTCGGCGCCGCACCGCCGGCGTACCGACAGTACGTCCGAAGGGTCGAGTCGGCGGCCGGGGAGCGCTCGTACGTCGCCGTCGAGACCGACGTCCCGCGATCGCGGATCGAGGAGTTGCTCCGGACGCACCGCTACGGCCTGAACTGTAAGCCCGACGAGCACTTCGGGCTCTCGGTGGCCGAATACGTCGCGGGCGGGATGATCGCGTTCGCGCCCGACGGCGGGGGTCAGCGCGACGTCCTCGACGGTCGCGACGATCGGCTGTTCGCCGGGACGAGCGAGGCGATCGATCTCGTTTCGGCCGCCATCGAGGAGGGGCATCGACCGCGGCTCGCCACCGACCGGTTCGCCCCGGAGCGCTTCCGGGACGCGCTCGGCAGCGCCGTCGAGCGGGCACTACATTGAAGTCGAACTGTGTCCATTGCGAACGTATGGCAACGAGCACGTCGACCGGCGGAACCCTCCGAACGGAGTCGCTCTCGGGACTGCACTGGCTCGGCATCGCGCTGGCGGCCGTCACCGGCGTGCTGCACCTCGCGCTGGGGGTCAGCTTCGTCGCCGGATCGCTCGGGAGCGGCCTGGGCTGGGCGTTCATCGTCGCCGGCGTCGGCTTCCTCGGCGGGATCGCCGCGATCCTCCTGGACTACCGACGGCGGCTCGTGTACCTCCTGGGAATTCCGTTTACGGCCGGACAGATCGTGATCTGGTACGTCGTCAACGCGCCGGACTTCTCGCCGCCGGGGATCGGGGATAAAATCGTCCAAGTGCTGTTCGTCGCCGTGCTGATCGTCCTGTATCGACGATCGTAGGCGTCCGTCGGGCGGTCGCTATTCGATGTGACCTTCTTGCCGGAGCTGGTCTGCGTCCTGCTCCGAGTAGCGCCACTCGATGTTGGCCTTCTCGTCCTGCCAGTCCCACGGCTCGACGAGGACGACGTCGCCCTCGTTGATCCAGGTCCGGTACTTCATTCGGCCGGGGATCCGGCCCATGCGGTTTTTGCCGTCCGCACAGCGGACGCGTACGTGGTTGCCACCGTTGTGTTCCGTGACAGTGGCGAACAGCTCGTCTCCGTTGGGCATTCGAAGGTTTCGACGCCCTGTTTCCTCAGTCACAATTACAGTACGTCGGGAAGACGGATAAAGTACCGGGTCCGACGCGTGTAGCGGTATCGCGTGACTCGGTATTTGCTCACACAA
This is a stretch of genomic DNA from Halobellus sp. MBLA0158. It encodes these proteins:
- a CDS encoding AEC family transporter, yielding MEVLGRLLGLLVLLFAGTGLRRVGILGPTRTRRLNDLAYYVALPALVFVSTYDRAIGDLLTPALVAGTLAVLFGTAGVAWLLHRNRVDRERRGVAIVQSYHSNLGYLGLPLIAATFSGDVTAVASVVLGVVSLTQVPLTIAVLTGINGAGASIGDELTELVRNPVLLTLVLGLTVGSIGVSVPGPLTVGLDALGSLALPLALLCVGASLQFELPDGDLGTSAAVVALKMAWMPALAWAVFSTLDVGAAAFTAAVVMLGMPTAVSTYVFANELGGDPEFASLNVFLTTLASVGTLFVLIQTVG
- a CDS encoding CDP-alcohol phosphatidyltransferase family protein is translated as MTAADRVPRALRREWAAAVALLALSTLGGAAALGPALAPTDPIGIDFGVLPRSPTVRWLAAAFTVLAFEATFTYRRLDANRPERSAEAAATPADAYASLGLPNLVTLVRGALFAGVAGFGLLAPTPAVAWAPAILYGAGCALDAVDGFLARRRDRTTELGAKLDLAIDTTGFLVAPVVAVLWGQLPVWYLSLSAARYLFKLGRGLRRRRGKPVYDLPPSRLRRPLAGLQMAFIAFALAPVLSLSAIRPLAALVLAPSLAVFVRDYLAVSGRLPRGDD
- a CDS encoding aldo/keto reductase, with the translated sequence MECAFVGAGAVAEKYAAGLDASPLELTAVCDLDAERAERLADSYDAAAYDDLDALLDAEAAPLVANLTSHAAHADVTEACLSRDRHVFSEKPLALDADRAFALVETAERRGLALGCAPINHRCDAQRHARWLLGDGRLGPIRLGYAHAHVGRVTEWHNSPESFLAVGPLYDGAVYPLNLLVTWFGPVDRVRTADALDVWPARENRRPERPAHVEATLAFETGPVVRLTASLYAPHRSREFNSLELHGDDGSLYLADSGALAADRDTVAVGGAGRPYVSAPYPAPRRRRAYLAGPERLAERVAADGPTTAGARRAAHVVAVCNAIERAAETGESVGVDTDDSTRAALETERSPPPVRPLEDADRSVESVVRGVGSPGRDAALRLPPIGFGCSRYRDGDYVERIDSIATALDAGYRLLDSAELYGNEARIGDLLDSPGAPDREGLFLLSKVWNTNHEHVAEACEGTLAELGVDALDSYLLHWPDAWRYQGPLRALAERPPDEQEALTFPTDADGDPDAVDVPLAETWARMERLVDRGLTRTLGVCNVSLSDLETILESARVPPAIVQIESHPYLPRTELIEACHARGIRVLAHSPLSAPGLLDEPALAAVADAHEASPAAAALAFHVDRGVVPIPASNDPDHVVDNLAAARLRLTEADRERLATLADPGFER
- a CDS encoding glycosyltransferase family 4 protein; translated protein: MARVAVLHNTLDLQGGADVVCLSTCAALQDDHDVTLYTLSTTDPAALAERFDIGLDPAGLSVRSPRGGSTAARALSAATPVFGPQLPFRTVLVRAIFEREADRYDLAVSTANEVSLSLPSVQYVHYPQFRGHRSGEADGDGDAGRLNRLWSRLAAPTDGDLKSTTLLANSAWTAGVVERRYGVEPTVVHPPVAPIEGGRPWQERENGIVVVGRLAPDKRILDAVEIVDGLRDRGHDVHLHVVGAAPPAYRQYVRRVESAAGERSYVAVETDVPRSRIEELLRTHRYGLNCKPDEHFGLSVAEYVAGGMIAFAPDGGGQRDVLDGRDDRLFAGTSEAIDLVSAAIEEGHRPRLATDRFAPERFRDALGSAVERALH
- a CDS encoding DUF7475 family protein, with the translated sequence MATSTSTGGTLRTESLSGLHWLGIALAAVTGVLHLALGVSFVAGSLGSGLGWAFIVAGVGFLGGIAAILLDYRRRLVYLLGIPFTAGQIVIWYVVNAPDFSPPGIGDKIVQVLFVAVLIVLYRRS
- a CDS encoding translation initiation factor eIF-1A, whose product is MTEETGRRNLRMPNGDELFATVTEHNGGNHVRVRCADGKNRMGRIPGRMKYRTWINEGDVVLVEPWDWQDEKANIEWRYSEQDADQLRQEGHIE